The Methanothermobacter sp. sequence TTTCACTCAAATTTCAATAATTTTAAGTTATAAGCTTTGAGATTAAATACTAGACACATTCTTTTTTCCCCGAATTTCTTCAACTAACACTTCCATTGTAACTACACGAGCAAGAGAACTTATTATCATCGGAATAAGAGAAGGCAAAAGAATCTCAACATGATCCTTTAAAGCTGGAAAAATAAATTGATTCCAATTATTATTGATAAAACATAATATTTAATATCCTTTTATAAGCCCCGTGAAAAGTCAACAGGTTTCTTCTTTCAAAGCTTTTATTTTTTGATAGGTTTTCGCCACATTTTTTACAAAAACTTTGCAGTGGTTAAATTTCTGATTCCACAACCTGGACAAATAAAACTCTTTCCATCATGACTTATTGATTTCATTAAAATTTATACTCTTGATGGAGATCGATATTATCTTGGTTATTTTTGCTTTTTCCTCTCCTTTCCGGTGATCTATTATGCATTTTTTCTAATTGGGACTTTTTCCTTTCTTTTTTTCTAATTTCTTAAGTGTGGGGTGTTAATTTCTTAATTTTATTAAGTTCAGTGTAGTGGTTTGTTTATATGGTTTGTTTGGGGGCTTTTAGTGTTTGGTGGAATTTAAGTTATGGGTTTTTGCTTCGATTATTTTTCCATTCTCCGTTTTTTTGATTTTGAATTCCCATGTTTCTTCTTTATGGGTTTCTCCTTCTACTACTTCAAAAATTTGATGAATGACGTTGTATGATGTATCGAGACTTGTAAATTCCATGAGAGTTTTGTTAACTTTGACTTCACTGTTACCTCATTTGGACTTGATAAGACTATATCTAAAATTTTTGGGTATTCATAAATATAACAACGGGCGCCTATCTCCAAATTACGACTCATTCGTAGTCTAAATATTCATTAATTAGCACTTTTATCTTCTTTCGTTATTCCTTGATATACGACCCAAAATTATTAAAACTGAAACTATAAGAATAGGAAAGATTATATTCTTCAATGTACATCCTCCCATAAGATATGTATTTTGCGATTTGGAGGTATAGAACTTTTAGTTACTGTATTTTAAAAGGATTTTTTTAGGAAAATGGTGCTTTAGATATGTCAACGAACTGTAGCTTTTAAACGGTCAAATAATTAAATGAATTGAGCATGCAATTTTTTCAAATTTTTGCTTGAGAATTTCTATCGTACGAAAATACTGATTTGTAGAGCTTCTCCACCATCTTTTACAAAATTTTTTCATTGACTTTTCTGACATGCTATGATATAATTTTTCTGTGATTTTATTTATTGGCTATTTTCAGCGATATATTATCATCTTATGATCTCTAATTTTCCATTTACAAGTGTAGATATTTATAAAATTTTTCATTTCTTCATTTTTTTTCTGTGCATGGAATTTTTAAGGTTTTAAAATCATTCTTTTGGATTAATTTAATGTTTTCTAGCAAGAAGTCTCATAAGCTTTTTTTACTATTAAATATGAAGAATATTCTTGAAGAATTACTATTTTTATATGAGTGTTACACTTGAAATGTATCTCTCTGTTTAGGTGGGGGTGCTCATTTTTCCTTGTTACACTTGAAATGTATCTCTCTCTCTATTGTAATATTTTTATAGTATATTTTTAATAAAAAGTTTTATGTAATATTGTTGAGGAAAAGATACACTTGCAATATAACGGTTTCATGTGTTTTAAACGGGTGGGGGTACGTTATTAAAGTCATTTGATTCTTACAAGTGGAGCCCAAAGAGTTCCTAAAATTTTATTAGAAGTGGTATCATGAATGTGTTCGATGAATTAGAAGGTAGAAAGTCAGTTTTTAAAGATAGAAGATTTTTGGATCATAGGTTTTTACCGGATAAGCTACCTCACCGTGAAGAACAAATAAGGGCTATAGCTAAGTATTGGGTGGAAGCACTTAGGGGTGTTACGCCACCAGATATCACAATCTATGGGAAGACAGGAACTGGTAAAACTGCAGTGGCTAAATTTGCCATGAAACAGCTTAATGAAGCATCTAAGAATTCTGATGTTAATGTGAGGACAGAATATATACGTTGTACAGATTACACTACGGAGTATCAAGTTTTGGCAAGATTGTGTCAGCAGTTTGGTAGGGATGTTCCTTATCGTGGATGGACAAAAGCAGAAGTCATAAATACTTTTAGGAGTCTTTTTAAAAAAAATGTTTTTGGACAAGACCTCATACTCATTGTAGTGCTTGATGAAATAGATATTTTACTTAAAAATGATGGAGATGGCCTATTATATACTCTTACACGTACTGATAATGTTTCAATACTTTCAATTAGTAATTATGTAGATTTTAAAAAATTCATAAAACCGAGGGTAAGGAGTAGTTTAAGGGATCGTGAAATTGTTTTCCCACCATATGCCGCGCCACAATTAGTTGATATACTTAAAGAGCGTTCTAAATTATCATTCAAGGAAGGAGTGCTTGAGGACGATGTTATACCATTATGCGCTGCTTTAGCCGCCAAGGAAGAAGGTGATGCTCGTTATGCTCTTGACCTTTTAAGAACTGCAGGGGAAATAGCAGACGAACAAGGTTCTAATGTCGTTAGAGGGGAATTTGTGAGAGAAGCAAAGGATTATATTGAACATAATAAAGTCACTGATATTATAATGACACTTCCAAGTCAACAACAGAGAGTATTAGAAGCAATACTTTATCTCACCAAAAGAGGTGAAGAAATAACATCAGGCAGGCTTTATGAAATTTACAAGAAGATATCGCAGGGAGATTCTGTATCATATAGACGAATATTTGACTTCGTTAACGAATTAGAATTATTAGGACTCATATCTACCAATACTGTCTCAAAGGGCAGAGGAAAGGGCAGGACCAATATTATAAAGTTGCAGTGCGATACATCAGTCCTTGAAAATGCCCTTTGGATGTGATCTATTTTATAAGCGCTTTTAGGAGGGCCATTCTCACTGGCACGCCATAGAATGCTTGTTGGAAATATTTGCACTGTGGCATATTATCAACGTCAACTGATATTTCATCTACGCGGGGGAGTGGATGCATTACTATAACATCTTTACCATTTAGCATTTTAGCGTCTATTCGATATGCACCTTTGATTTTAGAGTATTCCTCTGGGTCTGGGAACCTCTCCTTTTGTATCCTTGTCACATAGAGTACATCTACATCATCTATAACCTCTGCAATTTTAGTGGTTTCATGGACAGATATATTTTGTTCTTTAAGATCATGAATAATGTCACGTGGCATTTTAAGTTCTTTTGGGGATACAAATATCATATCCACATTGAACATGGCAAGTGCATATGCAAGTGAGTGAACTGTCCTACCATATTTAAGGTCGCCGATTAGGGCTACTTTTAGGCCTTCTATATTCTTGAATATCCTTTGCATGGTGTAGAGGTCTAGGAGTGTCTGTGTGGGGTGTTGGCCTGCCCCATCCCCTGCATTTATGACTGGTATATCTATGATGTCTGAGATGTAACGGGCTGCTCCTTCTGCGTTGTGTCTTATTACGATTGCATCGGCGTAACATGCGACCACTCTTGCAGCGTCTGCTAGTGTTTCTCCTTTGGTGGCTGAACTTTCAGCGGCTTCTGAGAAGCCTATTACACTTCCTCCTAGCCTTTTCATGGATGCTTCGAATGATAGCCTTGTCCTGGTTGATGGTTCATAAAACATCATTCCTAGTATTTTACCTGATAGGATCTTTGAGGTTTTTTGGGAGCGGGCGATGGGCTCCATTTTTTCCGCTTCTTTTAATATGAATTTGATGTCCTTTTTTGTGAAATCTTTTATTGATATGACATTTTCTAATTGGAAGCCCATTTGATCACCTATATTTTTCGGGTGAATGTTAGGTAACCTGTATGTCCTATCATTCGTGTGCGGGGTCTTGTACCTTTCTTTTTTATTTCAATTTCTCTTGTAATAACTTCGATAGTTTTTATCTCTTTAAATCTACACTTTTTAGCTTTTTCATGGATGATTTTAACAGGTTCTATGTATGGATTGTAGAATACAAGCCATCCTCCATCTTTTAGGGCGTTCTTGGCGTCTTCAATGATCTCCCATGACTTTGGGAGGTCGAGGAATATGAGATCTAGGTTTTTCTCTTCTATACCTTTTTTTATATCTTTATTTTTAAGGATTATATTTTTCATCCCGGAATTTTTGATATTCTTTTCTGCTAATTTTGCGAAGTCTTCTCTTATCTCATAGGTGTATACTTTGCCTGTGTCCCCCACTATATTTGCGAGTGTTAGTGCAACACTTCCTGAACCTGTACCTGCATCTAATACTCTTTGGCCGCTTCCGAGGCCTGTATATGAAATAACTATTCCAATGTCCTTGGGGAGGATGATTGATGATCTTCTTTCCATTAGTTCTATGAAATCATTGATATTGGCTTCTATTACTTTGAATTTCTTCCCAAGGTGTGTTTTCAGTTCATCTCCTGGGAGGCTCTTTTCTATTTTTTCTTTTTTTATTATTCCAAGGTCTGTTTGGAGGTCTTCACCCATTTGGGGCATGTATTTTTTACCTCTTTCATCTATTAGAATTTTCAATTCATCACCCTTCGAATTCGGAGTCTAGGACTTTGCGAATTTCCTGTGCTATTTTTTCACCTATGCCCTCTACTTTTTTCAGTTCTTTTTCTGAGGCGTTTACTAAGTTTTTTATTGTTTTGAAATGTTTGAGGAGTTTTCTCGCGTTCACGGAGCCTATGTATGGTAATGATTCTACAATAAATAGTTGTCTTTCTTTTAGAGTTAATGGTTTTTTTTCAGTTCTTATTTGTATCTCTACCTTTTCTTTTGATTGTTCACGGATTGCTATCCTTTTTATCATGGCCGCGGTATCTTCTGGTGATCTTGTTGGGATTATGGGTATTCCGAAGTCCACCGCGATGGATGCTATGGCTCCTCTTATGGCATTTGGGTTGATGAAGGCTGAGTAGAGGTCTTCACCCTCTAGTATCATGATGGGTTTTTTAAATTCCTTTACAAGTTCTCTTGCTTGTTTGTAGAGTCTTTTGTCAATGAGGGAATTTATGAAATCTTGTGTTGTCTTTCTTTCTATGGCAACTTTGTCGCTGATTTGGTAATCTGCAACTGCCATTGGTTTTATGATTACTTCAACGTCCATTCTAGTTAATTCTCTTAGAACTCGTGAATTGACTTCTCTGGAATCAGCATAGACAATATATTTATCTTTCAAGGTCTTTTGTTGTTCTATATTTCCTGGTTTTATCTCTATTTCCATGTTTTTAGCTTTCTGGAGGTGTTTTTTCATTTTATTTTCTTTGCGGATACTTGACCAATAGTATGCTTCGTCTCGGGTTTTTTCTGTTATCATAACCATCATGCGGCCCATTTTTTTCCTCCCGGTACGGCCACGTCTTTGTATCATTCTTATCTCTGATGGTACGGGTTCGTATAGGATTACGAGGTCTACAGCTGGTATGTCCATTCCTTCTTCCGCGACACTAGTTGAGATAAGAATGTCATATTTTCCTATGCGGAATGCTTTTATGATTTCTTTTTGTTCTTTTTGTGTTAGGCCTTTGGTACCGGTTCTGGTGCCTTGTCCGTAAAATTTAGCTGCGTTTATTTTTTCTTCTTGGCATTTTTTGTATATTTGTTCGACGGTGTCTCTGAATTGTGTGAATACTATGATTCTTTTTATGTCTTCTTTTTTAAGCTCTTTTTTAAGTATTTTAATTAGTTTGTCAAGTTTTGGGTGTTCTATTCCTCTTTTGTATGCTCTTCTTGTTTCTATCATTGCACGTGAGAAGTTTGGATCTGCTATGAGGCTTTTAGCCGCTTTTGTACTCTTTTTTTGCAATCTTAGGAAGTAGTGGTGTAGTGTGCTTATGCCTTGTGTTTCTAGGAGTTCTATGGCATGTTCTATGTTGATGGCTGCGGCTAATAATGATATTCCAATGTAGTACTTTTTTGGCGGGTTTGTTGTTTTTGCGATCGTGTTTTGGAGTTTTCCCCTGGCTTTGAGCAAGTCTTTTTTTGTTACGGTTATTGTTGGTATGATGTGGAGGTGTTTTAGCATTTTTAGTCGGTGTTTGCGGG is a genomic window containing:
- a CDS encoding tRNA (adenine-N1)-methyltransferase, translated to MKILIDERGKKYMPQMGEDLQTDLGIIKKEKIEKSLPGDELKTHLGKKFKVIEANINDFIELMERRSSIILPKDIGIVISYTGLGSGQRVLDAGTGSGSVALTLANIVGDTGKVYTYEIREDFAKLAEKNIKNSGMKNIILKNKDIKKGIEEKNLDLIFLDLPKSWEIIEDAKNALKDGGWLVFYNPYIEPVKIIHEKAKKCRFKEIKTIEVITREIEIKKKGTRPRTRMIGHTGYLTFTRKI
- a CDS encoding orc1/cdc6 family replication initiation protein, whose product is MNVFDELEGRKSVFKDRRFLDHRFLPDKLPHREEQIRAIAKYWVEALRGVTPPDITIYGKTGTGKTAVAKFAMKQLNEASKNSDVNVRTEYIRCTDYTTEYQVLARLCQQFGRDVPYRGWTKAEVINTFRSLFKKNVFGQDLILIVVLDEIDILLKNDGDGLLYTLTRTDNVSILSISNYVDFKKFIKPRVRSSLRDREIVFPPYAAPQLVDILKERSKLSFKEGVLEDDVIPLCAALAAKEEGDARYALDLLRTAGEIADEQGSNVVRGEFVREAKDYIEHNKVTDIIMTLPSQQQRVLEAILYLTKRGEEITSGRLYEIYKKISQGDSVSYRRIFDFVNELELLGLISTNTVSKGRGKGRTNIIKLQCDTSVLENALWM
- a CDS encoding DEAD/DEAH box helicase; translated protein: MAKYIEHPLIKPEKIEARLYQQKIAADVLKKGNSMIVAPTALGKTVIAVLVAAERLQKYKKSKILILAPSKPLTIQHEDSFKEFLTVPCTSITGAINPTERVKRWKESRIICATPQTVESDIINGRYNLKDVSLLVFDECHHAIGSYSYVYLASRYQQEAQNPLILGLTASPGFEKEKIENVCKNLFIKEIIIKTEDDPDVSPYFNPIEIEWIKVKMGSTLKNIKKHLEKARKHRLKMLKHLHIIPTITVTKKDLLKARGKLQNTIAKTTNPPKKYYIGISLLAAAINIEHAIELLETQGISTLHHYFLRLQKKSTKAAKSLIADPNFSRAMIETRRAYKRGIEHPKLDKLIKILKKELKKEDIKRIIVFTQFRDTVEQIYKKCQEEKINAAKFYGQGTRTGTKGLTQKEQKEIIKAFRIGKYDILISTSVAEEGMDIPAVDLVILYEPVPSEIRMIQRRGRTGRKKMGRMMVMITEKTRDEAYYWSSIRKENKMKKHLQKAKNMEIEIKPGNIEQQKTLKDKYIVYADSREVNSRVLRELTRMDVEVIIKPMAVADYQISDKVAIERKTTQDFINSLIDKRLYKQARELVKEFKKPIMILEGEDLYSAFINPNAIRGAIASIAVDFGIPIIPTRSPEDTAAMIKRIAIREQSKEKVEIQIRTEKKPLTLKERQLFIVESLPYIGSVNARKLLKHFKTIKNLVNASEKELKKVEGIGEKIAQEIRKVLDSEFEG
- the pyrB gene encoding aspartate carbamoyltransferase, whose product is MGFQLENVISIKDFTKKDIKFILKEAEKMEPIARSQKTSKILSGKILGMMFYEPSTRTRLSFEASMKRLGGSVIGFSEAAESSATKGETLADAARVVACYADAIVIRHNAEGAARYISDIIDIPVINAGDGAGQHPTQTLLDLYTMQRIFKNIEGLKVALIGDLKYGRTVHSLAYALAMFNVDMIFVSPKELKMPRDIIHDLKEQNISVHETTKIAEVIDDVDVLYVTRIQKERFPDPEEYSKIKGAYRIDAKMLNGKDVIVMHPLPRVDEISVDVDNMPQCKYFQQAFYGVPVRMALLKALIK